A stretch of DNA from Skermanella mucosa:
GGCGCCGAAAGCCAGTGGGGCGGACATGAGGGCAGCGGTCGTCAGAAGCGCTTTTCTGAGCGTCGTCATCTCGGTTTCCTCCTGCTGTGCCGTCGCGGGACGTGGACGCTCTCGACGGCGCCTTTCCCAATCCGCCTCGCGCGGTCGATTGCGTCTGGATCGGTGATTAAAGAGGTTGTCCGGGAGCCGTGTCGCGCATCGACGGGCGGCTGGAAAAGTCCTCGTGCCAGCGCGCCAGTCCTGGGCGGGACCCTAGCCAATCGTGTTCGGGATGACGGAACAGGATCCAGGCGACGCAGCATCCGGCCGCGATCGAGGCCAGATCGGCCGGCTTTTCCGGGGATTTGCCCCGGAAAAGCGGAGATGCCTCCTGGAGCGCGTCGAGTCCGCGCGCCACCGTCGCCAGGTTCTTCTCGATCCAGGCCGGTGACCTTTCGGTCTCGGGGCGGAGGTTCTCCAATCGGACCGCCATGCCCGCGTCCATGACGCCATCGGCCAGCGCCGTCAGCGTGCGGACGCGCCAGCGCTCGCCGTCGCCGGCGGGCAGCAGGCTTCCGTCGCCGATCGCTTCGTTCAGGTACTCGCAAATGATCGGGGAGTCGTAGATGGCCTCGCCGGCATCCGTCGTCAGCGCCGGAATCTTCGCAAGGGGATTGAGAGCCCACAGGCCAGTATTGGGATCGCGGGCATTGGTATCGATCACCTCGATCCGAGAAATGATCCCCAATTCGATGGCGGCGACCCTGACCTTGCGAGCGTATGGCGAATTCGCCGAACAGTATAACTTCATATCCTCCCCTCAGCCCGTCTTCGCGGACTTCTTTGCTGGTGTTCCGGGATGAGTTTCCGGATTGCCTATCCCTCATTAATGCCGAGGAATTGATGAGGGACAATACGGAAGTTTTGATGGGCCGATCAGTAAAACTGATCAATAGCCGGTATGGCGCCGGCTCGCTTCAGGCCAGGCCGAGCTGGTGGCCCTCCTGCTCGGCGATCAGGAGGAGAGTCTTGACGAAGGCGTCGGCGGCAGGCGCCAGCGCCTCGTCCCGCCGGACGATCATCCCGATCGGTCTTGCCAGCCGGGCGCCGCGAAACGGCACCGCCTTGAGCCCGAAGGCTTCCAGCATGTCGGGATCGACCGTCGGCATGACGATGGCGCCGAACCCGGCAGAGGCCAGGGCGAACAGCGTCGGATAGGTCAGCGTCTCGTATTTGGGCCGGATGACGATGCCTTCGGCGCGTGCCGCGTCCTCCAGGACCTCGCGCGCGGTCGTGCCGGTGGCGGAGCACAGGATGCTGAGGTCCGCCAAGTCGCGCACTCTGGCGTGCCCCTTGAGCGCCAGCGGGTGCCCGGTCGGCAGGATGAGGAAGAACTCCTGTTCGAAGATCGCCTGAAAGACCAGCTGGTCCGGCACCCGGGCATAGGGGCCGATGCCGAAATCGACGCCGCCGGTCTGGACGGCGGCGAACATCTCCGGTCCCAGATCCTCGCGCAGCAGGACGTGGATGCCGGGATGCTCGTGCTCGAACGCCCGGAGGACGCGGGGGACCAAGCTGACCGCGATGGTGGGGGAGAAGGAGGCGACCACCTGGCCGCTGACGAGTCCCGCCTGGGATTGCAGGTCACTGACCAGGCGGTGCGTCTCCGACAGGAGCTTTCGGGCGCGGCTGAGCAGTTCGGCACCGGCCGACGTCAGGCGCACCTGCCGGGTGGTGCGGACGAGCAGCCTGACCCCGAGCAGTTCCTCCAGCTGGTTGATTTGGGCCGTGACCGCCGGCTGGGATCGTCCGACCACCTCAGCGGCGCGGCGGAAGTTCAGGGTTTCCGCGACGGCGACGAAGGTCGTCAGGTGGCCGAAGATCTGCCGCGATATCAGTTCCGGATTGAGGGGCATGGGAGTCCTGGGCGGGCGGAGAGCCGTTGTCGCGCGAAGCGCCGGCCCTGATCGGAAGCGGGCTCGCCGCGCGAGGCCAGTGGATATAGGCTGGGCCCGTCCCGCTTCGTCAGAATTTCGTCGAAGGTCTAATAGACGCGAGCCCGTCGCAAATCAATCGCGTCATCAGGAAGCTGACCGGACCGCGCCGTGTGTGACGCCGGAGACGATCGCGACACGCGGCGATGATGACATCCTCATGCCGCCCATCACAGGCCCATGATCCGGCCGGGTTTGGCCATTTGTCCCCGCGGCGGGAAGTGAAGGCTTCTTCGCTTTCTCCGTGCGGCACGCCGACCGGATCCGCCGCATACATCCGCACGCTCTGACATCCGCGCTCCCTGATGAAAAAATGCCTTGCATAAAAATCCTATTCGGAAAAAAATTGTTTCATCATCCGGACTCATGGTGCGATGGAAAGCCGAAGTTCCCTCATCTCCCTCATTTTGGACCATCGCGGCGCGATGTCGGCGTCCCATGGCCGGCTGGCGGATCATATCCTGGCGAACCCGCTGCAGTCGGCCACCATGGGGATCGAGCAGCTCGCCGGCGCCGCGGGGGTTTCGGTGGCGACCGTCAACCGCTTCGTCCGCGCGCTCGGGCTGGCGGGCTACGCGGAGTTCCGGGCGCGCTCGGTCGAGGCGTTCCAGCAGACCATCGGCCCGATCGAGAAGCTTCGCGATCAGGAGGGCGCCCCGCGCGAACCCGCGGCGATCTTCGCGGCCGCCCTCCGCGCCGCCGCCGCCAACGTCGAGGAAAGCGAGCGCCTGCTGAACGGCGACGCCTGCGGGCGGGCCGCCGACATGATCCTGTCGGCCGGCACGGTCGTTCTCGTCGGGGCCGGCATCGGCGCCGCGCTGGCGGATTTCACGGCCGAGATCATGGCGCCCTTCTGCAAGGGCCAGCTCCTGCTGACCGGCTGGGGCGGGCCGGAGCGGATGATGCGGCACGCCATGCGGATCGGCGGCGGCGACGTGGTGATCGGGCTGACCGTGCCCCGCTATTCCCGATCGACCATCGACCTGGTCCGGTCGCTGCGTGGGCAGGGTGCCGGCGTGATCGGCCTGACCGACGCGCCGACCTCGCCGATCGTCCCCCACTGCGACGTGGCGCTGTTCGGCAGCGCCCAGCATCCGGTCCTGCACGCCTCCGTGACCGGGATCGTCGCGATGGCGGAGGGGCTGGCCGCCGTGCTGACCCGCCGGCGCCAGACGGTCGCCGAGGCCACCGAACTGACCGAACGCATCTACCCCTATCTCGTCGACGACGATGCCGGACCGACGGAGGATTTCATTTGACGCTCGCTTACTGGAACGGACACTACATGCCGCTGGACGCGGTGAAGGTCTCGCCGCTGGACCGGGGTTTCGTCTTCGGCGACGGCGTGTACGAGGTCGTGGCCTTCTACGGAACCGAGGCCTTCGAGCTCGACGCCCATCTCGCCCGGCTGGCGCGCAGCCTCGCCGAGATCGGGATCGCCCTCGATCCGATCGCCGGCGGCTTCGCCGAGATCTTCCGGCGCCTCCGCGCGGACTGCGGCGCGCCCGACGCCACCGTGTATCTCCAGGTGACGCGGGGCGCGCCCGGTACCCGGGGCCATGCCTTTCCCGCCGACGCGACCCCCACCGTGTTCGGCTTCGCCACGCCGCTCGCCCGTCTGCAACCGGATGCCCTGGCGACGGGCTTCCCGGCGGTGACCGCTCCGGATATCCGCTGGCTGCGCTGCGACATCAAGGCGATCTCCCTGCTTCCCGCCGTCCTGTCGGCCCAGGCCGCCAAGGAGCGGAACGCGCTGGAGACGATCCTGCACCGCGACGGGCTGGTGACCGAGTGTTCGTCCAGCAACGTGCTGATCGTCAAGGACGGCAGGATCGCCACCCCCGTCGCCGATCACCGCATCCTCGACGGCATCGACCGGCAGGTCGTCGTCAGGCTCGCCCGCCAGCACGGCATCCCGGTGCAGGAGCGGAACGTCCTGCTGGAGGAGCTTCGGACCGCCGACGAGATCTGGATCACCAGCACCACCAAGGAAGTGGCGCCGGTCGTGACCCTCGACGGCGCCGCGGTCGGGCTCGGGAAACCGGGTCCCGTCTGGCGCGAGATGCGCGCCGCCTTCGACGTTCTGATCGGCCGCCCGGCCAGCCGAGGATGACCCGGATACCCATGACAGCCAGCATCGACACCACGACCGGACCCGCATCCAGGACGCAGGGCGGCCCGCTGATCGACGTCCGGGGCCTGACCGTGGAGTTCCCGACCGAGGACGGCGCCTTCCGCGCCGTCGACGACCTGAGCTTCACCATTGACCGCGGCGAGACGCTGGCCATCGTCGGGGAATCCGGTTCGGGCAAGTCGGTGACCTCGCTCAGCCTGATGCGCCTGGTCGAGTTCGGCGGCGGCCGCATCGCTTCGGGCTCCCTGTGGCTGGAGGGGCGCGACGGCGCGCGCCGCGACCTGGCGCGGCAGACCCTGCCGGCCATGAACGCGATCCGCGGCGACGAGATCGCCATGATCTTCCAGGAACCGATGACCTCGCTCAACCCGGTGTTCACCGTCGGCGACCAGATCGCCGAGGCGGTCATGCTGCACCAGGGGCTGAGCCGGCGCGAGGCCCGCGCCGAGGCGCTGGCGATGCTGGAGAAGGTGCGCATCCCGGAGGCCCGCCGCCTGCTCGACCGCCATCCCCACCAGCTGTCCGGCGGGATGCGCCAGCGGGTGATGATCGCGATGGCCCTGTCGTGCCGGCCGACCCTGCTGATCGCCGACGAGCCGACGACCGCGCTCGACGTCACCATCCAGGCCCAGATCCTGCGTTTGATCCGCACGCTCCAGGAGGAGATGGGCATGGCCGTCATGTTCATCACCCACGACATGGGCGTTGTGGCCGAGGTCGCCGACCGGGTGCTCGTCATGTATGGCGGCCGGAAGGTCGAGGAGGGCTCCGTCGAGGAGGTCTTCGCCCGTCCCCGGCAGGCTTACACAAGGGCGCTGCTGGCCGCCGTCCCGAAGCTCGGCAGCCTCTCGGGGGAACCGCTGCCGCGCCGCTTCCCGGTGCCGTCCGGCAGGGTGGAGGGCGCTCCCGCCGCCGTGGCGGATACCGGGCAGGTCCAGGACACCGTCAGGCGGGACGAGAAGCCGCTGCTCGAAGTCAGCGACCTCGTCACGCGGTTCGAGGTCCGCCGCGGGCTGTTCGGCCGTCTGGTCGGCTGCGTCCACGCGGTCGAACGGGTCAGCTTCGACGTCCGGCCGGGCGAAACGCTCGCCATCGTCGGCGAGTCCGGCTGCGGCAAGTCCACCGCCGGCCGCACGATCATGCAGTTGCAGCAGGCGGAGTCCGGGTCGATCCGGTTCCGGGGCGAGGACATCTTCGCCATGCAGGCGGAGGAGCGCCGCCGCATGCGCCGCAAGATCCAGTACATCTTCCAGGACCCCTACGCCTCGCTGAACCCGCGGCTGACGGTCGGCTTCAGCATCGCGGAACCGCTCGTCACCCACGGACTGGCGGCCGGGCGGGAGGTGGAAGAGCGCGTCGCCCGTCTCCTGACCGATGTCGGCCTTTCTCCCGACCATGCCAAGCGTTACCCGCACGAGTTCTCCGGCGGACAGCGCCAGCGCATCTGCATCGCGCGGGCGCTCGCCCCCGAGCCGGAACTGATCATCGCCGACGAGGCGGTGGCGGCGCTGGACGTGTCGGTCCAGGCGCAGATCGTCAACCTGTTCATGGACCTCCAGGAGAAGCGGCGGCTCAGCTACCTGTTCATCTCCCACGACATGGCCGTGGTGGAGCGGGTCAGTCATCGCGTCGCCGTCATGTACCTGGGGCAGATCGTCGAGCTGGGGCCGCGCCAGGCTGTCTTCGAGAACCCGCGGCATCCCTATACCCGCCGCCTCATGGCGGCCGTCCCGATCGCCGATCCGGCCCGGCGCGACCGCAACCGCCCGCTCCTGGAAGGCGAGATCCCGAGCCCGATGCGCTTGGTCGGCGACGAGCCGGCCTGGAACCCGCTGGTCGAAGTCGGTCCGGGACACTGGGTCGCCCGGCATCCGGTGGGCGACTTCCGCTGATAACACGACAACGAAGGGATAGAGCACAGTGGCATTCAAGGAACTGATGACGGCCTGCGCGCTCGCGGCCCTGGCCGCGATACCGGCCACGGCGTCCGCCAGGACGCTGGTGGTCGGCGTGCAGGACAATCTCACCGGCCTCGACCCCACCAACATCAACGACACGCTGTCGCAGACCTCGCTGCGCACCGTCTACCAGGGCCTGTTCGGCTTCGACCGCGACATGAAGCTGGTTCCGCTGCTGGCCGAACGGTTCGAGGCCAGCGACGATGCGACCGAGTACACGTTCCATCTCCGCCGGGGAGTCAAGTTCCACGACGGCACCGACTTCGACGCGGAGGCCGTGAAGGTCAACATCGAGCGGCTCGCCAACCCCGAGAACCGCCTGTCCCGCCGCAGCCTGGTGTCGATGGTGGATCGGGTCGAGGTGGTGGACCCCGCCACGGTCAAGGTCGTGCTGAAGGAGCCGTTCGGCGCCTTCCCCAACAATCTCGCCCATCCCGGCGCGATGATGATCAGCCCGGCGGCGATCGCGAAGCACGGCAAGGACATCGGCCGCAACCCGGTCGGCACCGGCGCCTTCAAGTTCAAGCGTTGGGCCGCCGACACCTTCGAGGTCGTGCGCAACGAGGATTACTGGAAGCCGGACCTGCCGAAGGTGGACGGCGTCACGATCCGCTCGGTGCCGGAGAACGGCAGCCGCGTCGCGATGCTCCAGGCCGGGGAGGCGCAGTTCATCACCCCGCTGCCGCCCGAGATGGTGACGGTCGCGGAGCGCAACGCCGACCTCGAGGTCGTCAAGCGCCCGTCCATCGTCGGCTGGTACGTGGCGATGAACACCTTGAAGAAGCCGTTCGACGACGTCCGCGTCCGGCGGGCGCTGAACTACGCCGTCAACAAGCAGGCCTATTGCAAGGTCGTCGAGAACGGCTTCTGCGACCCGCTCGACTCGCCGTTGCCGTCGCTGCTCCGGTTCCACCAGGCGCAGGAGCCCTATGCCTTCGACCTGGCGAAGGCCAAGGCGCTGCTGGCGGAGGCCGGCTATCCGAACGGGTTCGAGACCGAGATGTTCGGCAAGAACAACACCACGGCCATGCGGGCCATGCAGTTCCTCCAGCAGCAGTTCGCCCAGGTCGGGGTCAAGGTCGCGGTGACCCCGCTGGAGGCGGGCGTCGAGGCCCAGCGCATCTGGAGCGTCGCGAAGCCGGAGGACGCCACGGTCAAGATGCAGTTCGCCGGCTGGTCGTCCTCGACCGGCGACGCCGACTGGGCGCTGCGTCCGCTCCTGGCGAGCACCAGCTTCCCGCCGGCCATGTTCAACGTCGCCTACTACCGCAACGAGGCCGTCGACAAGGCCATCCAGTCGGCGATCGGGACGGCCGACGCCGACAAGCGGGCGGGGTTCTACGCCGAGGCCCAGAAGCTGATCTGGCAGGACGCGCCCTGGGTGTTCCTGGGCACCAACCAGCTCCTGACCGCCCAGAGCAAGAACCTCAACGGCGTCTACATGCTTCCCGACCGCGGCTTCTCGCTCGAGGAAGCGGCCTTCACGAACTGAGCGCCGTACCCCCGCGCGGCACCGGTGCCGCGCGGGGGCTTCGCCAGCAGGACGTTGGGATCCATCTATGTCCAGTTATCTGATCAGGCGGCTGATCGGCACGGTGCCGGTCATCCTGGTGATCTCGCTGCTCGTCTTCGCCTTCGTCCACCTCCTGCCGGGCGATCCGGCCCGGCTGGTGGCGGGACCCGACGCCACGCCCCAGGACGTCGCCAACGTCCGGCAGTCGCTCGGCCTCGACCGGCCGCTGTGGGAGCAGTACGCGGTCTTCCTCGGCAATGCGGTCCAGGGCGATTTCGGCATCTCCCTGAAGACCCGCCGCCCGGTCATCGAGGAGATCGGCGAGCGGCTGATGCCGACGTTCTGGCTGACGGTCGTGAGCATGGTCTGGGCCACCGTCGCGGGCCTGCTGATCGGCGTGCTCTCCGCCGTCAGGCGCGGCCGGTGGCAGGACTATACCGGCATGCTGGTGGCGGTTTCCGGCATATCGTTCCCGTCGTTCTGGCTGGGCCTGCTGCTGATCGACGCCTTCTCGGTCCAGCTCGGCTGGCTGCCGACCGGCGGATACGGAACCTGGCAGCATTTCGTCATGCCGGCCTTCACGCTGGGGCTGGGGGTCGCCGCCGTGATGGCGCGCTTCACCCGGTCGGCCTTCGCGGACATCGCGCGCGAGGACTATGTCCGCACCGCCCGGGCCAAGGGCGTGCCGGAGCGGCTCGTCGTCTGGAAGCACACGCTCAGGAACGCCCTGGTTCCGGTGATCACGATGGTCGGCCTCCAGTTCGGCTTCCTGCTCGGCGGCTCGATCGTGGTCGAGACCGTGTTCTCCTGGCCGGGGCTCGGGCGGCTTCTCGTCGATTCCGTGTCGTACCGGGACTACCCGGTGATCCAGGCCGAGATCCTGCTCTTCTCGATCGAGTTCATCCTCATCAACCTCGCCGTCGACGTGCTCTACGCGCTGGCGAACCCGGAGATCCGCTACAAATGACAGCCGTAGCAAACCCGGCGACCCTGGCGGCGCGGCCGGTCCGCAGCCCCTGGCGCGAGTTCATCCGCCGGTTCCGCCGCGAGAAGCTGGCCATCGCCGCCGGAATCTTCCTGCTCCTCCTGCTGATCGTGGCGGTCGGCGCTCCCTATCTTGCGCCGTACGATCCGGCCGAGCCCGACTACATGCGGATACTGGAAGGTCCCTCGGCCGTCCACTGGGCGGGGACCGACGCCTATGGGCGGGACATCCTCAGCCGGATCATCCACGGGGCCCGCATCTCGCTCGCGGTCGGTTTCCTGTCGGTGACGCTCGGCGGCCTGATCGGGGTGGTCCTGGGGCTGGTCAGCGGCTTCCACGGCCGCTGGGTGGACTCCGCGATCATGCGGGTCTGCGACGTTCTGCTGGCGTTTCCCGGCATCCTGCTGGCGATCGCCGTCATCGCGATCCTGGGGCCGGGCATCGACAACGTCATCTATGCGGTCGCGGTCTTCAGCGTGCCGGTGTTCGCCCGGCTGGTCCGGGGCTCGACGCTGGCGCTCAAGCAGGCCGTCTACGTGGACGCGGCGCGCGCCATCGGCGTGCGCGACAGCGTGCTCATGCTGCGCCACCTGCTGCCGGGGACCTTGCCGAGCGTGATCGTCTATTTCTCGATGCGGATCGGGACCGCGATCCTGACGGCGGCCAGCCTCAGCTTCATCGGCCTCGGCGCGCAGCCGCCCAGCCCCGAATGGGGCGCCATGCTGGCCGACGGGCGCAGCTATATCGGCGTCGCCAGCCACGTCACGGTCTTTCCGGGACTGGCGATCTTCATCACCGTGCTGGCCTTCAACATGTTGGGCGACGGCCTGCGCGACGCGCTCGACCCGAAGCTGAGGACGCCGTGACCGGCACCGTCCGGCTTGCCCGGGACTACGGCCTGGCTTGCGGCACCCTGCCGGCCGGGGCGCTCGACGCGATCACCGACGTGCCCGGCGTGCGGGTGGGGCACCTGACCCGCACGGACGGCGCCCTGCGCACCGGCGTCACGGCCGTGCTGCCCCACGGCGGCAACCTGTATCGCGACAAGGTCCCGGCCGCGGCCGACGTCATCAACGGGTTCGGCAAGAGCGCCGGCCTGATCCAGGTCGAAGAGCTGGGTTCGATCGAGACGCCGATCCTGCTGACCAACACCTTCGCGGTCGGCGCCGGCTTCAACGCGCTGGTCCGCCACGCGATCCGGGGGAACCCCGACATCGGCCGCGAGACGGCGACCGTCAATCCGGTCGTCTGCGAATGCAACGACGGCTATCTCAGCGACATCCAGGCGATGGCCCTGACCGAGGCAGATGCCCTGGAGGCGGTCGCCGCCGCGGTGGAAGGGCCGGTTGCCCAGGGCTCGGTCGGCGCCGGGACCGGCATGAGCGCCTTCGGCTTCAAGAGCGGGATCGGCACCGCGTCGCGCCGCCTTGTCCTGGACGGGGCAAGCTTCCATCTCGGCGTCCTGGCGCTTGCCAATTTCGGCAGGGCAGGGGATCTCGTGCTGCCCGACGGCCGCCGGCCGGTGCCGCCCGATGTCCGGGGGCCGCGCGGCGAGCGCGGCTCCGTGATCCTGCTGATGGCCACGGACATCCCGCTGGAGAGCCGGCAACTCCGGCGCGTGGCAAGGCGCGGCGGCGCCGGCCTCGCCCGCCTGGGCGCCTGGTGGGGCCACGGCAGCGGCGACATCGCGCTGGCCTTCACCACCGCGCGCCGCATCTGCCACGACCAGGCGCGCGACATCGTGGAAAGGGCCTGCCTGAACGAGAACCGGATCGACCGCCTGTTCCGGGCGGCCGTCGAGGCCACCCAGGAAGCCGTCCTCAACGCGCTGTGCGCCTCCCCCGCCATGACGGGTCGCGACGGGCACCGGAGGCCATCGCTGGCCGACTGGCTGTCGGAAAGGGAACCCTCGTGAACGTCTATATCTGCGCCGACATCGAGGGCGTCGCCGGCGTCGTCTCGCCCGAGCAGTGCCGGCCCGGCAATCCCGAGTACGAGCGCGCCCGCCGCCTGATGACCGGGGAGGTCAACGCCGCGGTCGAAGGAGCGCTGGAGGCCGGCGCCTCCGCCGTCCTGGTCAATGACGCGCACGGCCCGATGACCAATCTCCTGCCGGAAGTCCTGCACCCGGCGGCCGGGCTGATCCTGGGCAAGCCGAAGCCGCTCAACATGTTTGCGGGTCTCGACGGCGGCTTCGACGCCGTCTTCTGCGTCGGGCACCATGCCCGGGCCGGCGGCTTCGGTGTGCTGGCTCACACCACCAACGGCTT
This window harbors:
- a CDS encoding glutathione S-transferase N-terminal domain-containing protein yields the protein MKLYCSANSPYARKVRVAAIELGIISRIEVIDTNARDPNTGLWALNPLAKIPALTTDAGEAIYDSPIICEYLNEAIGDGSLLPAGDGERWRVRTLTALADGVMDAGMAVRLENLRPETERSPAWIEKNLATVARGLDALQEASPLFRGKSPEKPADLASIAAGCCVAWILFRHPEHDWLGSRPGLARWHEDFSSRPSMRDTAPGQPL
- a CDS encoding LysR family transcriptional regulator; the protein is MPLNPELISRQIFGHLTTFVAVAETLNFRRAAEVVGRSQPAVTAQINQLEELLGVRLLVRTTRQVRLTSAGAELLSRARKLLSETHRLVSDLQSQAGLVSGQVVASFSPTIAVSLVPRVLRAFEHEHPGIHVLLREDLGPEMFAAVQTGGVDFGIGPYARVPDQLVFQAIFEQEFFLILPTGHPLALKGHARVRDLADLSILCSATGTTAREVLEDAARAEGIVIRPKYETLTYPTLFALASAGFGAIVMPTVDPDMLEAFGLKAVPFRGARLARPIGMIVRRDEALAPAADAFVKTLLLIAEQEGHQLGLA
- a CDS encoding MurR/RpiR family transcriptional regulator produces the protein MESRSSLISLILDHRGAMSASHGRLADHILANPLQSATMGIEQLAGAAGVSVATVNRFVRALGLAGYAEFRARSVEAFQQTIGPIEKLRDQEGAPREPAAIFAAALRAAAANVEESERLLNGDACGRAADMILSAGTVVLVGAGIGAALADFTAEIMAPFCKGQLLLTGWGGPERMMRHAMRIGGGDVVIGLTVPRYSRSTIDLVRSLRGQGAGVIGLTDAPTSPIVPHCDVALFGSAQHPVLHASVTGIVAMAEGLAAVLTRRRQTVAEATELTERIYPYLVDDDAGPTEDFI
- a CDS encoding D-amino acid aminotransferase; this encodes MTLAYWNGHYMPLDAVKVSPLDRGFVFGDGVYEVVAFYGTEAFELDAHLARLARSLAEIGIALDPIAGGFAEIFRRLRADCGAPDATVYLQVTRGAPGTRGHAFPADATPTVFGFATPLARLQPDALATGFPAVTAPDIRWLRCDIKAISLLPAVLSAQAAKERNALETILHRDGLVTECSSSNVLIVKDGRIATPVADHRILDGIDRQVVVRLARQHGIPVQERNVLLEELRTADEIWITSTTKEVAPVVTLDGAAVGLGKPGPVWREMRAAFDVLIGRPASRG
- a CDS encoding ABC transporter ATP-binding protein, translated to MTASIDTTTGPASRTQGGPLIDVRGLTVEFPTEDGAFRAVDDLSFTIDRGETLAIVGESGSGKSVTSLSLMRLVEFGGGRIASGSLWLEGRDGARRDLARQTLPAMNAIRGDEIAMIFQEPMTSLNPVFTVGDQIAEAVMLHQGLSRREARAEALAMLEKVRIPEARRLLDRHPHQLSGGMRQRVMIAMALSCRPTLLIADEPTTALDVTIQAQILRLIRTLQEEMGMAVMFITHDMGVVAEVADRVLVMYGGRKVEEGSVEEVFARPRQAYTRALLAAVPKLGSLSGEPLPRRFPVPSGRVEGAPAAVADTGQVQDTVRRDEKPLLEVSDLVTRFEVRRGLFGRLVGCVHAVERVSFDVRPGETLAIVGESGCGKSTAGRTIMQLQQAESGSIRFRGEDIFAMQAEERRRMRRKIQYIFQDPYASLNPRLTVGFSIAEPLVTHGLAAGREVEERVARLLTDVGLSPDHAKRYPHEFSGGQRQRICIARALAPEPELIIADEAVAALDVSVQAQIVNLFMDLQEKRRLSYLFISHDMAVVERVSHRVAVMYLGQIVELGPRQAVFENPRHPYTRRLMAAVPIADPARRDRNRPLLEGEIPSPMRLVGDEPAWNPLVEVGPGHWVARHPVGDFR
- a CDS encoding glutathione ABC transporter substrate-binding protein, whose protein sequence is MTACALAALAAIPATASARTLVVGVQDNLTGLDPTNINDTLSQTSLRTVYQGLFGFDRDMKLVPLLAERFEASDDATEYTFHLRRGVKFHDGTDFDAEAVKVNIERLANPENRLSRRSLVSMVDRVEVVDPATVKVVLKEPFGAFPNNLAHPGAMMISPAAIAKHGKDIGRNPVGTGAFKFKRWAADTFEVVRNEDYWKPDLPKVDGVTIRSVPENGSRVAMLQAGEAQFITPLPPEMVTVAERNADLEVVKRPSIVGWYVAMNTLKKPFDDVRVRRALNYAVNKQAYCKVVENGFCDPLDSPLPSLLRFHQAQEPYAFDLAKAKALLAEAGYPNGFETEMFGKNNTTAMRAMQFLQQQFAQVGVKVAVTPLEAGVEAQRIWSVAKPEDATVKMQFAGWSSSTGDADWALRPLLASTSFPPAMFNVAYYRNEAVDKAIQSAIGTADADKRAGFYAEAQKLIWQDAPWVFLGTNQLLTAQSKNLNGVYMLPDRGFSLEEAAFTN
- the gsiC gene encoding glutathione ABC transporter permease GsiC, encoding MSSYLIRRLIGTVPVILVISLLVFAFVHLLPGDPARLVAGPDATPQDVANVRQSLGLDRPLWEQYAVFLGNAVQGDFGISLKTRRPVIEEIGERLMPTFWLTVVSMVWATVAGLLIGVLSAVRRGRWQDYTGMLVAVSGISFPSFWLGLLLIDAFSVQLGWLPTGGYGTWQHFVMPAFTLGLGVAAVMARFTRSAFADIAREDYVRTARAKGVPERLVVWKHTLRNALVPVITMVGLQFGFLLGGSIVVETVFSWPGLGRLLVDSVSYRDYPVIQAEILLFSIEFILINLAVDVLYALANPEIRYK
- a CDS encoding ABC transporter permease subunit, with the translated sequence MTAVANPATLAARPVRSPWREFIRRFRREKLAIAAGIFLLLLLIVAVGAPYLAPYDPAEPDYMRILEGPSAVHWAGTDAYGRDILSRIIHGARISLAVGFLSVTLGGLIGVVLGLVSGFHGRWVDSAIMRVCDVLLAFPGILLAIAVIAILGPGIDNVIYAVAVFSVPVFARLVRGSTLALKQAVYVDAARAIGVRDSVLMLRHLLPGTLPSVIVYFSMRIGTAILTAASLSFIGLGAQPPSPEWGAMLADGRSYIGVASHVTVFPGLAIFITVLAFNMLGDGLRDALDPKLRTP
- a CDS encoding DmpA family aminopeptidase, whose product is MTGTVRLARDYGLACGTLPAGALDAITDVPGVRVGHLTRTDGALRTGVTAVLPHGGNLYRDKVPAAADVINGFGKSAGLIQVEELGSIETPILLTNTFAVGAGFNALVRHAIRGNPDIGRETATVNPVVCECNDGYLSDIQAMALTEADALEAVAAAVEGPVAQGSVGAGTGMSAFGFKSGIGTASRRLVLDGASFHLGVLALANFGRAGDLVLPDGRRPVPPDVRGPRGERGSVILLMATDIPLESRQLRRVARRGGAGLARLGAWWGHGSGDIALAFTTARRICHDQARDIVERACLNENRIDRLFRAAVEATQEAVLNALCASPAMTGRDGHRRPSLADWLSEREPS